The Branchiostoma floridae strain S238N-H82 chromosome 10, Bfl_VNyyK, whole genome shotgun sequence genome has a segment encoding these proteins:
- the LOC118424823 gene encoding zinc finger protein 300-like produces MAEACDGSPTAVPQNLGYGSPTGCLRDREASKTEDQPTASKTSLVSQPEANTGDKPYMCGECGYRAARKSLLSEHTRTHTGEKPYKCDQCDYSAARKSNLNQHLAMHTGDKPYMCGECG; encoded by the coding sequence ATGGCAGAGGcatgtgatgggtctcctactgctgttccccagaatCTCGGTTATGGGTCTCCCACTGGATGTCTACGTGACCGGGAGGCAAGTAAAACCGAAGACCAGCCAACAGCGAGCAAAACCAGTTTGGTCAGTCAACCGGAAGCAAACAcaggtgataagccctacatgtgtggggagtgtgggtacagggcagctcggaAGTCTCTATTATCCGAACATacgagaactcataccggtgaaaaaccgtacaagtgtgaccagtgtgactattctgctgcacggaagtccaacttgaaccaacatctagccatgcacactggtgacaagccctacatgtgtggggagtgtgggtaa